From the Blastopirellula marina genome, one window contains:
- a CDS encoding MBL fold metallo-hydrolase — MAEINVLRIVSMPFDENTYVLYREGLASCVVVDPGLEPEKIVEVLQERKLEVVAILNTHGHSDHIAGNGTIKRLYPDAPLVIGYKDAEKLTDPDKNLSGPFGLPLVSPEEDETVKGGDTYSAAEIDFEVRETPGHSIGHVIFVVKDGSRTIVLGGDVLFKGSIGRTDFPDGSFADLKRAIEEEIFTLPKDAIVLPGHGPATTVGDEIAGNPFVGKPAGYKG; from the coding sequence ATGGCTGAGATCAATGTTTTACGCATCGTCAGCATGCCGTTCGACGAAAACACGTATGTCCTTTATCGAGAGGGGCTTGCGTCATGCGTGGTCGTCGATCCGGGCTTAGAACCCGAAAAAATTGTGGAAGTGCTTCAAGAGCGGAAACTTGAAGTTGTCGCAATTCTCAACACGCACGGGCACAGCGACCACATTGCCGGTAACGGCACGATCAAGCGGTTGTACCCGGATGCCCCGCTGGTGATTGGGTACAAAGACGCCGAAAAGCTGACTGATCCCGATAAAAATTTGAGCGGCCCTTTTGGTCTTCCGCTGGTCAGTCCGGAAGAAGATGAAACCGTCAAAGGTGGGGACACTTATTCCGCCGCCGAGATCGATTTCGAGGTGCGCGAGACGCCAGGGCACAGTATTGGTCACGTGATCTTCGTCGTGAAGGATGGTTCGCGGACGATCGTTCTCGGGGGAGACGTTCTGTTCAAAGGAAGCATCGGACGCACTGATTTCCCTGACGGAAGTTTCGCCGATTTGAAGCGCGCGATCGAAGAAGAGATCTTCACGCTGCCGAAAGACGCCATCGTACTACCAGGACACGGCCCCGCGACGACGGTCGGTGATGAGATTGCCGGAAACCCTTTCGTGGGGAAGCCGGCTGGTTACAAAGGATAG
- a CDS encoding DUF1571 domain-containing protein produces MTKSLISRRTLLAGSTALACGLTRATYGEDQRQGLREPVYRVSNRTNTPVQQVQQVAAQHPLTPALELAQRGLQNINAHIADYECTLVKREQINGKLGDQEFMYTKIRNEQVDQGGRVMTPFSVYMYFLKPSSVKGREVLYVKGHNNGNLMAHEGGALLKHVTVSLDPNGTLAMRGQRYPITDIGIKNLIVRLIEVAQQDMQFGECDVKFYNGAKINGRVCTVIEVVHPVPRKNFRFHKAHVFIDDELQVPIRFASWDWPKQQGAEPEMLEEYTYMNLKLNNGFTDADFDPHNEKYGFNV; encoded by the coding sequence ATGACCAAGTCCCTCATATCGCGTCGTACGCTGCTCGCTGGCAGTACGGCTTTAGCCTGCGGGCTGACCCGGGCGACTTACGGTGAGGATCAACGTCAGGGCCTGCGTGAGCCTGTTTATCGAGTTTCCAACCGAACCAACACCCCGGTTCAGCAAGTCCAGCAGGTCGCTGCCCAGCATCCGCTGACGCCAGCATTGGAACTCGCTCAGCGCGGACTGCAGAACATCAACGCTCACATCGCCGACTACGAATGCACCCTGGTGAAGCGTGAACAGATCAACGGCAAGCTCGGTGATCAAGAGTTCATGTACACCAAGATTCGCAACGAACAGGTCGACCAGGGTGGTCGCGTGATGACCCCGTTCAGCGTTTACATGTACTTTCTGAAACCTTCCAGCGTGAAGGGACGTGAAGTGCTGTACGTCAAGGGTCACAACAACGGCAACCTGATGGCTCATGAAGGGGGCGCGTTGCTGAAGCACGTCACCGTTTCGCTTGATCCTAACGGCACCCTGGCCATGCGTGGTCAGCGTTACCCGATCACCGACATCGGTATCAAAAACCTGATCGTTCGCCTGATCGAAGTCGCCCAGCAAGATATGCAGTTCGGCGAATGTGACGTGAAGTTCTACAACGGAGCCAAGATCAACGGCCGCGTCTGCACCGTGATCGAAGTGGTTCACCCGGTTCCCCGGAAGAACTTCCGCTTCCACAAAGCCCATGTCTTCATCGACGACGAATTGCAAGTGCCGATTCGTTTCGCTTCGTGGGACTGGCCCAAGCAACAAGGTGCCGAGCCAGAAATGCTCGAAGAGTACACCTACATGAACCTGAAGCTGAACAACGGCTTCACGGATGCCGACTTCGATCCGCACAACGAAAAGTACGGTTTTAACGTTTAA
- a CDS encoding GNAT family N-acetyltransferase: protein MNVQLRAGSDLTPDDIAAWKSILASNPTLDSGYYRPELTLAAARVRSDVEVAIVSENGQAKAFFPFQRDDNHCATAVTGRLSEFHGMIVPQNSTLDLREIVKACGIRSWRFDHAPIWRSELEPFAWARSESPYMDLSDGYDDYTEKLRQRGSSAIKQTQRKQRKLAREVGPLRFEFDTDAPEAWDALVKWKSEQYVRTNTLDIFRYDWVHDLLKSIRSEKSLEFSAPLSALWAGDELAAVHLGLASSTAMQIWFPAYNRDLQHYSPGLVILLELASAAAAHGIQRIDFGKGEERYKYEFSTDILPLLEGGIDFRFAMPTILASWNKLNQAIRRSPWRKQLEAPILATRRFRQWLAFR from the coding sequence ATGAACGTTCAACTCCGTGCTGGAAGTGACCTTACTCCAGACGACATCGCTGCCTGGAAATCGATTCTGGCCAGCAACCCTACGCTCGACAGTGGCTACTACCGCCCCGAACTCACCCTGGCCGCGGCTCGTGTGCGTAGCGACGTGGAAGTTGCCATCGTTTCCGAAAACGGCCAGGCCAAAGCCTTCTTCCCCTTTCAGCGCGACGATAACCACTGCGCCACCGCCGTCACGGGGCGGCTATCCGAATTCCACGGCATGATCGTTCCGCAAAACAGTACGCTCGACCTTCGCGAGATCGTCAAAGCGTGTGGGATCCGCTCGTGGCGATTCGATCACGCCCCAATCTGGCGCAGCGAACTCGAACCATTTGCCTGGGCTCGATCCGAGTCCCCCTACATGGACCTCTCGGACGGGTACGACGACTACACCGAAAAGCTTCGCCAGCGCGGCTCCTCAGCCATCAAGCAGACCCAGCGGAAACAACGCAAACTGGCCCGCGAAGTCGGACCGCTTCGCTTTGAATTCGACACCGATGCCCCCGAGGCCTGGGACGCGTTGGTGAAATGGAAGTCGGAACAATACGTTCGTACCAACACGCTCGATATCTTCCGCTACGATTGGGTCCACGACCTGCTCAAGTCGATCCGGTCAGAGAAAAGCCTGGAGTTCTCGGCCCCGCTATCCGCCCTGTGGGCCGGCGACGAGTTGGCGGCCGTTCACCTGGGATTGGCCAGCAGCACGGCCATGCAGATCTGGTTCCCGGCCTACAATCGAGATCTGCAGCACTACTCACCAGGGCTGGTGATTCTGCTAGAACTAGCTTCCGCCGCGGCTGCACATGGCATTCAGCGGATCGACTTCGGCAAAGGAGAAGAACGCTACAAATACGAGTTCTCGACCGACATCTTGCCGCTGCTTGAAGGGGGCATCGACTTCCGCTTCGCCATGCCCACCATCCTGGCCAGTTGGAACAAACTGAATCAGGCCATCCGGCGTTCCCCTTGGCGCAAGCAACTGGAAGCCCCAATCCTGGCTACCCGCCGCTTCCGGCAATGGCTGGCATTCCGTTAA